A window of Lodderomyces elongisporus chromosome 8, complete sequence genomic DNA:
GTCGTCCTCGAAGAACTCATTCGTTTTGTTAATGAAGAGGCAGAGGGAGCAGCAAGAGCAGAAGCAGAGACAGAAGCAGAAGTAGAAGCAGAGACAAATGGAAGAGAAGATCAGGGAGGAAACGCAAACAAAGCACGATCGAAAAGACAAGCTTATCATGCTCGAGGGTCAACGATTACCGGTGCAATGAGCATGGCTCTTACTTACACCAATAGAATGCTCACGTTGGATCAAAGCATCACCACTACAACTGCATCAGCCATGTCCACGGCTTCACTTAACTCATCCATATCCAAATCCGGATCCGACTCAGTAGGCACAGCCGGTGTAGGAGTCGGAGCAGGAGGTGGAGCCGTTGGGGGTGGGGCAACATCGTCGCTATCTTCGGCGGTATCAGGAGCATCAAGCTCCACTTCATCTGTGTCAATGAATTCTCGAATCTTAATAGTTACTGCTTCCGATAACGATAACCATTTGAATTATATACCTTTGATGAATTGTATATTCACAGCTCAGAAATTGAAGGTTTCCATTGATGTAGCAAAATTAGGTACTACTGATTCATCATATCTTCAGCAAGCAAGCGACGCAACGCATGGTGTTTACttgaaaattgaagatCCAAGAGGTATGATTCAGGTCTTGTCTACTGCTTTTTTCATTGAACCAAACTTGAGACCTCATGTGATTATGCCAACTGATTATCAAGTGGATTACAAGGCAAGTTGCTTCTTGACCAAAAAACCAGTGGATTTGGGATACGTATGTTCTGTGTGCTTGTGTATCATGAGTTTTGTACCTGACGATTTAAAGTGTCCGGCTTGTTCGAGTGAATTTGATCAAGGAATAGTTCAAGAATTGACGAGAGATCCACaggttgctgttgttaaaaaaaagagaaaattggATAAAGCAAATGGCACCGAATTGTTGAATGTTAAGGCAAAGTCCgaagagaaagagcaagaggcgaataaagaaaaaaccaaTGATTAGACAATAGCAAACTAAAACCTCATATATTTCGTAGTGCTTTTATATTATCTGCAATTATATACCTTTATCAgtaatggaaaatggatAATCAGCAGGGTAGTAATGCTCAGAAATCAAATGGAATTTTCTTTCAGTTGATGTGTGAAACATGTGACGACATTGTTC
This region includes:
- the TFB4 gene encoding RNA polymerase II transcription factor B subunit 4 (BUSCO:EOG0926369X) gives rise to the protein MDAITDRIFTETSLESTTTNDDPTLLTIVLDVSPLGWYNLRHTTSLENITKSLLVFLNGHLALNNSNQVAFIASSSTGSKFLYPHLAKSNTEKQTRADRISQGMYRQFKNVNEVVLEELIRFVNEEAEGAARAEAETEAEVEAETNGREDQGGNANKARSKRQAYHARGSTITGAMSMALTYTNRMLTLDQSITTTTASAMSTASLNSSISKSGSDSVGTAGVGVGAGGGAVGGGATSSLSSAVSGASSSTSSVSMNSRILIVTASDNDNHLNYIPLMNCIFTAQKLKVSIDVAKLGTTDSSYLQQASDATHGVYLKIEDPRGMIQVLSTAFFIEPNLRPHVIMPTDYQVDYKASCFLTKKPVDLGYVCSVCLCIMSFVPDDLKCPACSSEFDQGIVQELTRDPQVAVVKKKRKLDKANGTELLNVKAKSEEKEQEANKEKTND